AATGATTAATGAACCAAAGGCCATAATACTCAGGGTCACCATCAGACCGCGGCGACGGCCGATGCGATCGACATAAGGGCCAAGCACCAAGGCACCGATTGGCCGCATCAGAAAGCTGACGGCAAATACGAGGAAGGTTTTCATCAGTGCAGCATAGCTGCTGTCTGAATGGAAAAAGGTTTCACCTATGGCTTGTGCATAGAGTCCGAACAGAAAGAAGTCGTATTGTTCAAGGAAGTTCCCGCTGGTCACGTTGAAAATTGAACGGACCCGAGAAGGAGATTGGCTAGTTTGCACAACGACGCTCCATCATCTATTTATCATCGAGATGTGGAGATTAAAAATACAATCTTTATGGAAGCTTAAAAAATTAAGTGAATATTAACGTATTTGTGTGGTTTTTTTATTGATCTGTTACATCACTGTAAACATCAGCATTTTACAGTGATGTGCAGAGGAGGCCTAAGTTGCATCAAGCTACAATGGTACTGCGACTTTTTTGCTGAATACGTTTGGCAAGGTTGTAGCAATCTTGCACATGTGCTTCAGTGATTTTTCGCATCATGAAATAACCGAGGCTGGCCGCAACAATTTGCCCACCCAAGGGAATAAATTTGGTCACTTGCTTGGTGGCAATTTTAGTGAAAAAGCCATTAAAAGAGGCTTTCATTGCAGTACGTGCCACCACAAAACCTGAGAACTCAAAGCCGCGTTTACGCAACTCATCCCAATGAATTTTTTTAGTTTCAGGGTCATAGACACTAATATGTTCAGGAGCGAGACCAAAACGGGCATTAATATAGGGAATCACTTGTGTCAGCATCCCCAAGTCCACCACAACATCAAAAAATGGAATTGGTACAATCGCTGCACCCGCTGACCAATAGGCACGTTTCTTGGCCAGTTCCAGACATTCTTCACGAATCTGTTCCAAGTTTAGGCTTGGATCAATGGAATCAGGAATTTTTTCAATTTTCATAAAGTTATACCTAAAGTCTATCCCTTGATAGTACATTCAATCGCATGGCAGGGTGAATTTCAAAACAATTTTTTTATTTCCTTGTGTGTTTAGCGTGACATAGTGATTTGAAGTTGTATAGTGATGAATATGTACGATTTTGTGCAACTAAATGATCGTTTTGTGATGAGGTTATATTAACGCATGGGGATTCATGTTATTCAAAGTCAACGCCTTGATGTGTTATTACAAGGTGTGATGGCATCAATTACCCAACCGAGTACGACACCCTTTCAGGTGTTTAAAACCCAGCATTTTATTGTCCCGAGTCCTGCACAAGAACAATGGTTGACGCAAAAAATTGCCGAACAACAAGGCATGACCGCCAACTATCAATTTCATCAACGCATTCGTGGTTTTCAATGGTATGCCTATCAACAGGTATTAGAGAATAAAGAACAAGTTCGGAAAGCCAATATTCCACGCTTGATTTTAAAGTGGCGTATTCATCAAGCTTTACAGCCTTTTATTCAATCCGAACAGAATACTTTGGCGCAAACACATCCCTTATATTCGATTGTGCAGCGGATTTATGCCAGTGCCGATCAACTGCAACAAGGCACTGAAAAACAACTAAAAAAACAAAGTATGCTGTATTGGGTGGCGGAGCAAGTTTCGCAGCTGTTTAACAACTACATGATTTATCGTGGTCATTGTCAACGCGGCTGCCAAAGCAATTGTACCTGTGCGGGGAATTGGCTATCGACTTGGGGACAGAATAAAGCCTTAAATATCGAACAATTGATTGCGCATACGGATCAACAAACTTCAGCCTTTAGCTTGCAGCAAACTGAACAGTTGGAAGCTTGGCAGCGTTGGTTGTGGCAAAACTACTTTCATGATGATTTTGTTGAAATACAAAGTATTGATGCTGATTTCTGGCAACTTCTAGACAATCAGCAGACACGATCCCGAGCTTTGGCACAACTGCCGAATCAGGTGATTGTATTTACGATTCTAGATTTACCACCGAGCCAACTGCAATTTTTACGTCGCTTGGGACAGTATTTGGATGTGGTGATTCTGCACTATAACCCATCGCAGGAATATTGGGCCGACAGTGTCGATCCACTCTGGAAAAAGCGTTATGACCTCGGCGTGAAAGAGCGCTATATCGCCAAACATCCCCATGCCAGTGATGCAGACATTGCTGCATTCTTTGACAGTTTTAGCTTGGGCTTTAATGCTTTAAACCGAGAATCTCGGCATCCCTTACTGACACGCTTAGGTAAGCAAGCGCGTGATCATTTTTCGCTGTTGTCGCAACTGGCGACAGGAGAAGAGGGGAAATGGGTGGATGCTTTTGAGGATTATTTTCCTGAAACGTTACTCGGTAAAATTCAGTCGGATATTTTCTACTTAGCTGAACCTCAGGCTCAGCAATATGAACTTGCACCTGAGGATGAATCAATTCAGATCCATGTTTGCCATTCCAGTGTACGACAGCTCGAAGTCTTAAAAGAGCAGTTACTGCATTGGCTGTCTCAAACAGATACGACACCGCGTCGCCCAAGTGATGTGCTGGTTTTGACCCCGAATCTAGCGGAGCTTGAGCCCTTGATCCGCAGTGTCTTTCCTGCGTTGGCCCATGAGCACGAGGTGTTCTTACCTGTAAAAATTGCAGGGGTGGCGCAGCTAGATGCGTTAAATGCGTGGCGTGCTGTACTTGGACGCTTGCAATTGACACAGGGCCGTTTTACGCAGGATGACTTTGCTGATTGGCTCAATCTTTCCGCGACGCAACAACGTTATGGGCTGGATTATACGCAGGCACAACGGATTTTGAGTTTACTCGATGATGCTGGCTTTAAGCGTGGTTTGGATGCTGAACATTTAAAACAAACGCTCAGTGATGACGACCAAGACTATCGTTATAGTTTTAAATTTGCTCTCGATCGTTTGGCGCTTGGGATTGCCGTGCCTGCCCATGTGATGGTGCAGGAGATACTCAGTTATGCCTTGGTACAGCCAAGTGATTTTGAACTGATTGGGATTCTGATTCAGATCTATCGCGATTTAGCGCTTCGACGTGATTGGTTACTGGCACATGAACAAGGTCAACGTTTGCCGGTCGAGTTTTGGCTACAGCGAATCAAACAGGATGTACAGGAGTTTGAGCAAGCCGATGTGGTTGCTTTAAAAGCAATTCGTGAAATTATTCAGAAACAAGAGCGGATGCTGACCTTGGCCAGCTACTACGAAGATGCGGAAACACAGTTGCGCCAAATTTCTTTGCCATTGCCTTATATCATCGAAGAAATTCAACGAAGCCTAGAAAGCCAGTCCGCACAAGTTGAACCGACAGGACAAATTACCTTTAGTCAGATTGGACAGATTCGCCCGATTCCTTATCGGCTGATTGTGTTGCTGAACTTGGATACGGGCAAATTTCCAAATCGGGACAGCCATATTCCGTTTGATTTGATGGATGCACTGCGTCAGCAATTGGGTGATCGTTCTCGTTTGGAGGATGATCAGGGGGCATTTTTGGATGCCATCTTATTGGCACAAGAACAGGTTTGGCTGTTTTATAATGGCTTTGATCTCAATGATGGCGAAGTCAGAGAGCCATCCAGTGTGTTGCAGGGGTTCCGTGATCATTTGGCTTTGATTGTAAAACCGACGAGCAGCGAAGATGGCCCTCCTTTATCCGAAGTGGATCTAGCCGGATTAGATGCTTTGCAAGTCCCGGCACAGCTTTATCCGCTGTACCATTTACATCGTCTACAGCCGTTCGATCCACTCGGCTTTGTCTCGGATCGTCCTGTGCGCTTTCAAGACCAATGGTTTAAGGTCGCTTCACAGATTCAGCAAGTCAAAGGTGAGCGACAGGCGTGGGCCAATACTGCCTATCCTGTTGAACAAAATGAAATGATCATTTTGGAGAGTCAGCAATGGGTTCAAGATATCAGTTTCCCTGCGCGGCTGTATTTAAAGACCTTAGGTGTGGAAAATTTAACTGCACAAGCCTTGGTCGATCAATCTGAGCCGTTATTACTCGATGGTCTCGGTAAATATGCCATTCGGCATTTTTTACAGCAGCAGGATGACCAGCTCTCTCCAAGTCTTTTGCAAGATCAGCTGCCCGTTGGCAAAGTTCAGCACAGTGCTTGGCTGCAAAGTCGCTTAGAGCAGCAACGCTTGTTGGAGCGCTTGCAGCAGTATGCCCCAGCCCCGACTGAAACCACGCAACGGGTTTGGCGGGTCTCGAAACAATTACAAATCGCCTGTGTGACTCCGAAACAGCTGACTCAAGATTGGGTCAGTTTGGAGGCGTCAAGTGCACGAGCCAAGCGCTTTGCCAAAGTCTGGCTGGAATATCTGCTTTGGTTGGCGCTAATCAATAGTGACGCTGCTACAGAGAAGCGTCGAATTGTAGTGTTTAGCGATCAGACCGTGATTTGTGAAGGCCTAAGTTCACAACAGGCACAGCATTATTTAAATGCATGGTTACAGCTTTGGCACGATGCACAGCAGCAACCTGTGGTCTTGCCTGCTGCCTTAGTGTTAAAGCCTTTAGAAAAGGGCAAACAATATGAATGGATTGAGCTGGATTCAACTCAGGTGTTAACTGAAGAGAGTCAAAAGCAAGTATTGAAGGACTGGAATGATACGGGTGATTTCTCGGGTTTTGATATGACCCAGAATGAAGCTTGTAAATTGCACCGCGATTGGCAGTTCATTTTGCAAGAGCAAGATGCAACTGCTTTATTACAGTATGCCTGTGATCATTATTCCTTTGCTTTATATCAACCGATTTTTGAATTTTTACGGGTGGAGTAAGACATGAACTCAAAGTATCCTGTGTCTTATCAGCCGATTGGTGATATTCAATTTGAAGGGCTGCATTTAATCGAAGCCTCTGCAGGAACAGGGAAAACCTATACGCTATCCAGTTTGATGGTGCGGATTTTCTTAGAGAAATATCTGCCTAATCAGGTGATTGCCACCACCTTTACCCGTGCTGCAGCCGCAGAACTGAAAACGCGTATCCGTTTACGCTTGGTCGAAATCCTTGAATTTTTAGAGCCTTTCCGTGATGTATTGGAACAAGATATTCAGGCCAAGGCATTACAAGAGTCTGATCCCTTAAAACAACAGGTCTTACAAAACTTTGCGCCGCGGATTGCCTACGCCTGTGAACGGCTAAAATTGGTCATCGATCAATTGGATGAATTGTTTGTTGGAACCTTGGATAGTTTTAGTCAAAAGCTATTGCGTGAGTTT
This genomic stretch from Acinetobacter sp. C32I harbors:
- a CDS encoding exodeoxyribonuclease V subunit gamma codes for the protein MGIHVIQSQRLDVLLQGVMASITQPSTTPFQVFKTQHFIVPSPAQEQWLTQKIAEQQGMTANYQFHQRIRGFQWYAYQQVLENKEQVRKANIPRLILKWRIHQALQPFIQSEQNTLAQTHPLYSIVQRIYASADQLQQGTEKQLKKQSMLYWVAEQVSQLFNNYMIYRGHCQRGCQSNCTCAGNWLSTWGQNKALNIEQLIAHTDQQTSAFSLQQTEQLEAWQRWLWQNYFHDDFVEIQSIDADFWQLLDNQQTRSRALAQLPNQVIVFTILDLPPSQLQFLRRLGQYLDVVILHYNPSQEYWADSVDPLWKKRYDLGVKERYIAKHPHASDADIAAFFDSFSLGFNALNRESRHPLLTRLGKQARDHFSLLSQLATGEEGKWVDAFEDYFPETLLGKIQSDIFYLAEPQAQQYELAPEDESIQIHVCHSSVRQLEVLKEQLLHWLSQTDTTPRRPSDVLVLTPNLAELEPLIRSVFPALAHEHEVFLPVKIAGVAQLDALNAWRAVLGRLQLTQGRFTQDDFADWLNLSATQQRYGLDYTQAQRILSLLDDAGFKRGLDAEHLKQTLSDDDQDYRYSFKFALDRLALGIAVPAHVMVQEILSYALVQPSDFELIGILIQIYRDLALRRDWLLAHEQGQRLPVEFWLQRIKQDVQEFEQADVVALKAIREIIQKQERMLTLASYYEDAETQLRQISLPLPYIIEEIQRSLESQSAQVEPTGQITFSQIGQIRPIPYRLIVLLNLDTGKFPNRDSHIPFDLMDALRQQLGDRSRLEDDQGAFLDAILLAQEQVWLFYNGFDLNDGEVREPSSVLQGFRDHLALIVKPTSSEDGPPLSEVDLAGLDALQVPAQLYPLYHLHRLQPFDPLGFVSDRPVRFQDQWFKVASQIQQVKGERQAWANTAYPVEQNEMIILESQQWVQDISFPARLYLKTLGVENLTAQALVDQSEPLLLDGLGKYAIRHFLQQQDDQLSPSLLQDQLPVGKVQHSAWLQSRLEQQRLLERLQQYAPAPTETTQRVWRVSKQLQIACVTPKQLTQDWVSLEASSARAKRFAKVWLEYLLWLALINSDAATEKRRIVVFSDQTVICEGLSSQQAQHYLNAWLQLWHDAQQQPVVLPAALVLKPLEKGKQYEWIELDSTQVLTEESQKQVLKDWNDTGDFSGFDMTQNEACKLHRDWQFILQEQDATALLQYACDHYSFALYQPIFEFLRVE